The sequence ATTCGTTTTCAATCTTTCCCGTTCTTCAGCAGTAATATCTGTATACACCCCTAAAGCAGAGGTAACCCGCTGATTGGAATCAAGAATGGGGATTGTGTACGCATTCAGGATTTTATATCCGGTTGGGAATTCTACCTCAATTCTTGCTTTCCCCCTTCTTTTGTATTCTATTGCGGCTTTCGATCCCTCTCCCTCTAACTTAAGAATTTTTAAGTCAGCAATCCGGCTATGTGTTAATTTTTCAAATGACATTCCGGAAAGATCACAGAAAGCCTGATTTACATATAAAAAATTAAAATTTACATCGAATTGGGCCATTGCAACAGGGTTCTGGTCAAGAAGTACACGAAGAACCTCAAAACTCATCACCTCATCACTGGTCTGTTCCATCATTAGTAATGGATTACCACCGAACCAATATAAAAGATTCACATTACGATCAACAAATATTCATAAATGGCGCAAAAAAAGATTTTCTTCTTGGAGTAGCGGTTGGAACGAGGGCCGGATCTTTCATGGCAAAGAGCCCGTCATCAACAAAAAATAGTGTGGAGTTATCCATACATACACGGAATATTAGATTATCAAACAATCTCTGTATTTCTTACTTTAAGTAATTCCCTGACCTTTTCGATCTCAATTATTTTCTCTTCATAATCCCCAACGATCGTACTTTTTAATTCATCAAGAATGTCATCAAGAGTCTTAATCAGGTGATAAATCATTATTGGTCTTCCTTTTCCTTCTCTGACATGTCTGACATCCTTCACCCATTTACGTTTCATCAGGTCAGTTAGGGCAATACTTACTTCTGGTTGTCGAAGATCACATGCCCGTTCCATATCGCGTGATGTCAGATCCACATCTCTGATCAACAAAACCAGAACCCGGGCAGTATTCCTCTTTAGCCCGATGTCCCAGAATAAATCTGCAATCTCCTCTTCCCCCTTGGAAAATTGCAGAGACAAAGTATCTCCCACCATAGAACACCCGAGTATTTTACTTATCGAATAATATATCACAGAGACGATATAACTTCCCCTTCACTATGGTCATCTATGAAAAATTTCATCTCTTATTATTTTAATCCTTTAGATGATTAAATCACAAAAAACGCATATTTAGATCTCTTGACTCGTACTATTATTCTCCTGGTATCTTTATACCGAGAGAAAGAAACCTCCAACCCTGCGTTCTGCACCAAAATAGATAATCTCAGAAAATAACCGTTCATTTAAAAAAGCCGGATATTATAGTATTGAATTATAGTATTAAATGAGTCCTTCATATCTTATTTACAACTGAAGGGTCTGTTGTCCATACGATAATATTTCCATGTTTTCATTCACAAAAAGAGGTGTCTGTGGCAGAACATGTTGAGATGGGATCTGAACCTGATGAAGTGGTATGACAGGGCCGATGAATGGCTCCAGTGCCCGGATAACATAGTTTAATCGAACTGAAAGGAGCACAATTGTACCTTTTTTTCGTGAATATTCTTTACATTCTTCACCAAATCGGGCAATTCTATGTGGATTATCCAAAAACCACTCCTCGCAATATTCAATCAGAAGCAAGTCTCCCTTGGTATTTGAAATGTGGGTAATAAGATCTTCATACCCGGACGCCTGCAAAAATTTAATCGCACGATGAGCATGAAGTTTCAATAGTCTGGTTCCTGTATAACCATGGAGATATACAACCGATCGGAACGGTTCTGTAGCATGTGGTAAAGCGGTTTGTATAGTGTCTCTATCCGCTACATAAACCGAAAATGTCCATGGAGTGATTGTTAGTAGAGGTGAGGATATAGGCATCATACCTTGTTGGTCATAATAGCGACTATATAAATTTCTGGGGTGCAGTGTGAAAGTGAAATATTCAATATCACATTGCAGTAAGTCAAATAATTAAATGGATTTTAAAAAAGTAATGAGATTATCAGAGATCGCCCATTGCAAGTGAAATTCCTTTTCTGATGTGTTCCAGACCCTCCTCATGTCGTCCTGTTTTTCTCAGAGTCATACCCTTGTTATACCAAACCTCTGCATTGTGAGGATCACATTCAAGTGCAGAACTATAGCATCTGATAGCATCTGAGTAATTACCCATTAGATCAAGAACGTTTGCCTTATGAAGTAAGGCACGTGCATTTGATGGATCATTCTCAATAATCTTATTATATAGATTCAGGGCAAGCTGATAATCCCCTGCCATTTTACAATTTTGTGCATCACGGAGAGCACATTCAATGTTTGGATCAAGTCTGGACATTATCCGGTCGCTTGTTGGTTGTACTTCGGTTACCATCTTTCATCTCTCCTTTAATCCTGAAATTCAGGATTTAATCCCGCAGATTGGAGTTTTTATCATGCCCGGATTATACTGAAAGCCCGGTTCTTTCTCTCATGATCACTGTCCGCACTGACCTGTTATGTCAGCCAGATATGTAACTCTCTTCTAAGGGTGAATGAGAATAGAACGGGTGAAAAATTAAGGATTTGCCAACCAATAACGCAATTCAGGACTGCAAAACACTCCTGCTTCCTGAACTGCTATACAGCAACGCAATCCAGGTATGCCATGCATATGTGGAACATGCCTCTCGCAAAAGAATAATGTATATACCGTTTCTTGCATAGGATCCCTATTGCAATGTCTGGTGTATTAATCCGGGTACTTCATATAGATGATCATCAAAAATGGAGATCATCGGTTCTCCATTATTTAAATCAGGATGGCTGCTTTCAGGTTACCTCTTCAGTATCCGGTAAGGATTCTCTTAAAATTCTTCAACACTGTCCCTTTGATGTTATCATTTCTGATTACCAGATGCCTGAAATGGATGGGATCGAGTTACTCAAATATATTCGTTCTCAAGGTAACATGACACCTTTCATCCTCTTCACCGAAAGTAAAAGTGAGAATATTCAAAAACAGTTTCTGGAGTCTGGTGGGAATTTTTACATTATGAAATCAGGAGATCCGGATCTTATTTTTTATGAGATTTGTCAAAATATTCGGCAGGTCGTGTCTCTTCACCAAACAAGGGAAGCACTTATTCGTCATCGTCAGAATGAGGTATCTTTTTCTCATTTCTGAATCCAGATAACCTGACTATTCTAGTCTGAATTATGTCCAGATGATACCTATGCTTTATCGAACTGTACCCCGGACACAGGAGAAAGTGCCCATACTTGGATTTGGGTGTATGCGGTTTCCTGAAAAAAACGGTGTAATAGATGAAGAACGTTCCATATACCTACTGAAATATGCTATTGATAACGGAGTAACTTACCTTGATACCGCCTGGCCTTATCATCATGGTCAGTCGGAAACCTTTCTGGGGAAGGCACTTTCAGACGGATATCGGGAAAAAGTGCAACTGGCTACAAAACTCCCTCATTGGTTGGTGAAAACCCGCGAAGATATGGACACCTTTTTGAATCTCCAACTATCCCGTTTGAATACTAATCACATTGACTATTATCTCATTCATTCTATCGGACAGGAAAGCTGGGAGCGAATGAAAAAACTTGGAATCCTTGAATTTCTAGATCTGGCTAAAAGGGATGGTCGGATCAGGAATACTGGCTTTTCATTTCATGAAGATACCCGGACATTTAAAAAAATCGTTGATGATTACAATTGGGAATGTTGCCTGATTCAATATAATATTCTTGACGAATTGAGCCAGGCAGGAAGGGATGGCCTGTACTATGCAACTCAAAAGGATCTGGCAGTTTTTATCATGGAACCACTCAGGGGAGGAAAACTTGCACAGATACCTCCCCCTGATATTACAAAAATTCTCGAAGAAGCA comes from Methanospirillum hungatei and encodes:
- a CDS encoding MarR family transcriptional regulator gives rise to the protein MSLQFSKGEEEIADLFWDIGLKRNTARVLVLLIRDVDLTSRDMERACDLRQPEVSIALTDLMKRKWVKDVRHVREGKGRPIMIYHLIKTLDDILDELKSTIVGDYEEKIIEIEKVRELLKVRNTEIV
- a CDS encoding tetratricopeptide repeat protein: MVTEVQPTSDRIMSRLDPNIECALRDAQNCKMAGDYQLALNLYNKIIENDPSNARALLHKANVLDLMGNYSDAIRCYSSALECDPHNAEVWYNKGMTLRKTGRHEEGLEHIRKGISLAMGDL
- a CDS encoding response regulator; amino-acid sequence: MSGVLIRVLHIDDHQKWRSSVLHYLNQDGCFQVTSSVSGKDSLKILQHCPFDVIISDYQMPEMDGIELLKYIRSQGNMTPFILFTESKSENIQKQFLESGGNFYIMKSGDPDLIFYEICQNIRQVVSLHQTREALIRHRQNEVSFSHF
- a CDS encoding aldo/keto reductase, which produces MLYRTVPRTQEKVPILGFGCMRFPEKNGVIDEERSIYLLKYAIDNGVTYLDTAWPYHHGQSETFLGKALSDGYREKVQLATKLPHWLVKTREDMDTFLNLQLSRLNTNHIDYYLIHSIGQESWERMKKLGILEFLDLAKRDGRIRNTGFSFHEDTRTFKKIVDDYNWECCLIQYNILDELSQAGRDGLYYATQKDLAVFIMEPLRGGKLAQIPPPDITKILEEAPVERTPAEWALRWLWDQPEVTMVLSGMNDISQVDENCSIANVAYPGSLTQDEQDLITKVSETWRSLMKIPCTGCQYCMPCPFGVNIPSCFEMYNNVYMFGDTWRTNAVYAARLGGVMSGIAHASVCAECGSCMSSCPQGIVIPDRLKDVSARLEGPFFHLIVFGAKLTLPIIRYVELFKNRRLNRIMNK